The following coding sequences are from one Lolium rigidum isolate FL_2022 chromosome 6, APGP_CSIRO_Lrig_0.1, whole genome shotgun sequence window:
- the LOC124659321 gene encoding noroxomaritidine synthase 1-like, with protein MASLACVVLLLFRCYRRDGLPTNWPVLGAIPAISVNAGRVHDWLTEFLRAAPGMSHVIKGPLGTPVDVLVTANPADVAHIFTANFGNYPKGEEFAALFDVLGDGIFNADGESWAFQRRKAHALLSDGRFRDAVAGSTARKLDDGLVPLLDGFVSFGAVVDMQDVFMRLTFDLTAMFVFGVDPGCLAANFPRVPFAAAMDDAEEVLFYRHMTPVGWLRIQTYLNIGHHKKMNQARQVLDASIAEFISLRRQRAAGADDGADLLTLYLACQAESVWGKDCLEFRPERWLNEAGRLQHQPSYKFVAFNVGPRTCIGRDLAFSQMKAVVAAVVPRFRMEVAGTEAIPKLSIILHMKDGLKVRVHNRQDDS; from the exons ATGGCGTCGCTTGCTTGCGTCGTCCTGTTGCTCTTCAGGTGTTACCGGCGGGACGGGCTGCCGACCAACTGGCCGGTGTTGGGCGCGATCCCGGCCATCAGCGTGAACGCCGGGCGCGTGCACGACTGGCTCACGGAGTTCCTGCGCGCGGCGCCCGGGATGTCGCACGTCATCAAGGGGCCTTTGGGCACGCCGGTGGACGTGCTCGTCACGGCCAACCCGGCGGACGTGGCGCACATCTTTACCGCCAACTTCGGCAACTACCCCAAGGGCGAGGAGTTCGCCGCCCTCTTCGACGTGCTCGGCGACGGCATCTTCAACGCCGACGGCGAGTCTTGGGCGTTCCAGCGGCGGAAGGCGCACGCGCTGCTGTCCGACGGGAGGTTCCGCGACGCCGTCGCCGGGAGCACCGCGCGTAAGCTCGACGACGGGCTCGTGCCGCTCCTCGACGGCTTCGTTTCCTTTGGTGCCGTCGTGGACATGCAGGACGTGTTCATGCGCCTCACGTTCGACCTCACGGCGATGTTCGTGTTCGGCGTCGACCCCGGATGCCTAGCCGCCAACTTCCCGCGAGTCCCCTTCGCCGCGGCCATGGATGACGCCGAGGAGGTGCTGTTCTACCGGCACATGACGCCCGTTGGGTGGCTGAGGATCCAGACCTACCTAAACATCGGCCACCACAAGAAGATGAACCAGGCTCGGCAGGTGCTCGACGCGTCTATCGCCGAGTTCATCTCGCTCCGGCGACAGCGCGCGGCCGGTGCCGACGACGGCGCCGACCTCCTCACGTTGTACCTGGCGTGCCAAGCGGAG TCCGTGTGGGGCAAGGACTGCCTGGAGTTCCGGCCGGAGCGATGGCTGAACGAGGCAGGGCGGCTCCAGCACCAGCCGTCGTACAAGTTCGTGGCGTTCAACGTGGGCCCCCGAACGTGCATCGGCAGGGACCTGGCGTTCTCGCAGATGAAAGCTGTTGTTGCTGCCGTCGTCCCCAGGTTCCGGATGGAGGTTGCCGGCACCGAGGCCATACCCAAGCTGTCCATCATACTGCACATGAAGGATGGGCTCAAGGTAAGGGTGCACAACAGACAAGACGATAGCTAG